The Candidatus Micropelagos thuwalensis genome has a window encoding:
- a CDS encoding N-formylglutamate amidohydrolase, translated as MPTPYTAPYTVLNEGNTSRFLLICDHASNAIPEDYAQLGLQEHELERHVAWDMGAAEVTRHLADILGCPAILSGFSRLLIDPNRGLDDPTLIMKLSDGSIIPGNLDVDRHNNISAWQERVDKFYMPYHFAIASTLENLINDGQVPIILSVHSFTPNFRGVKRPWSAAVLWDKDERLAKHLFSSLSKSEKLIGNNQPYSGRLKNDCLFRHGTEKGLPHALIELRQDCLLRDVDCEYWVHFLADALKTAEKDAACAERKFFGTYTENIFKNCNENQ; from the coding sequence ATGCCAACGCCTTATACTGCACCTTATACAGTTCTAAATGAGGGGAATACGTCACGATTTCTACTTATCTGTGATCATGCAAGTAATGCTATACCGGAAGACTACGCGCAGCTTGGTTTACAGGAGCATGAATTAGAGCGTCATGTTGCATGGGATATGGGTGCGGCTGAGGTGACGCGGCATCTTGCTGACATTCTGGGGTGTCCGGCCATTTTAAGTGGTTTTTCAAGATTGTTGATTGACCCAAATCGCGGATTGGATGACCCAACACTGATTATGAAACTTTCTGACGGAAGTATTATCCCCGGCAATCTGGATGTTGATCGACATAATAATATTTCCGCTTGGCAGGAGAGAGTGGACAAGTTTTATATGCCTTATCATTTCGCGATTGCATCAACTCTTGAAAACTTAATAAATGACGGGCAGGTGCCGATTATTCTATCTGTACATTCATTTACTCCGAATTTTAGAGGGGTAAAAAGACCTTGGTCTGCAGCTGTGTTGTGGGATAAAGATGAAAGGCTGGCTAAACACTTATTTAGCTCGCTTTCAAAAAGTGAAAAATTAATCGGTAATAATCAGCCTTATTCAGGTAGACTTAAAAACGATTGCTTATTTAGGCATGGGACAGAGAAAGGTCTTCCGCATGCTTTAATAGAGTTGCGACAGGATTGTTTGCTACGTGATGTTGATTGTGAGTATTGGGTTCACTTTCTTGCAGATGCTTTGAAAACTGCTGAAAAAGACGCGGCATGTGCAGAAAGAAAATTTTTTGGGACATATACTGAAAATATTTTTAAAAATTGTAATGAAAACCAATAA
- a CDS encoding undecaprenyl-phosphate alpha-N-acetylglucosaminyl 1-phosphate transferase (catalyzes the formation of alpha-N-acetylglucosaminyl-pyrophosphoryl-undecaprenyl from alpha-N-acetylglucosaminyl 1-phosphate and the lipid carrier undecaprenyl phosphate) — protein sequence MSNDNNWMLLAALTGVLTLFAIFCLIPMAKKIGLVDKPGGRKKHLGEIPLIGGISIFLVLGTFAVFTGYFNNDWKWVLGVASILIIIGLIDDLWDIRPLYKLGAQIIAAILMVFSTGDFIQTIAYLPSGHTINIAELGYFITLFAVVGLINAFNMMDGIDGLAATQAILSIVLTFTSMFILKTTFSNDIFIIFLLGALLGFLIANLNLLPKTKVFLGDAGSMMLGFFIAWMLISYTQTPNKQGLPPSLALWVVAIPVADTLALSVRRILLRRSPFRPDRKHLHHICLRLGLSPLHSLAIICMLSIISYLIGISTYLLFGEIASIILFFVMIGLYYKFIKNIWRISSLFRRLIN from the coding sequence ATGAGTAACGATAATAATTGGATGCTTCTTGCAGCCCTTACAGGCGTGTTAACTCTTTTCGCTATTTTCTGCCTTATACCTATGGCAAAGAAGATTGGTCTCGTCGATAAACCTGGAGGACGCAAGAAACACCTCGGCGAGATTCCGTTAATTGGTGGCATCAGCATCTTTCTTGTTTTAGGAACATTTGCTGTTTTCACCGGCTACTTTAATAATGATTGGAAATGGGTTTTGGGGGTTGCTTCAATTCTAATTATTATAGGATTAATTGATGATTTATGGGATATAAGACCCCTTTATAAGCTCGGCGCCCAAATTATTGCAGCCATACTCATGGTGTTCAGCACAGGTGATTTCATACAAACAATCGCCTATCTCCCCAGTGGACATACCATAAATATTGCCGAGCTTGGCTATTTTATAACATTGTTCGCTGTTGTCGGCTTAATTAACGCATTTAATATGATGGACGGTATTGATGGACTTGCGGCGACGCAGGCGATCTTATCTATAGTCCTCACATTCACCTCTATGTTTATTCTGAAGACAACATTTTCAAATGATATTTTTATCATTTTTCTTTTAGGGGCGCTTCTTGGCTTCCTAATCGCCAATCTGAACCTATTGCCCAAAACAAAAGTATTTCTTGGTGATGCGGGGAGCATGATGCTGGGTTTCTTTATTGCCTGGATGCTGATTTCTTATACCCAAACCCCCAATAAACAGGGTCTCCCGCCCTCTCTCGCACTCTGGGTCGTCGCTATTCCTGTCGCGGATACATTAGCTCTTTCCGTAAGACGCATATTATTGAGGCGCTCACCATTTCGTCCGGATAGAAAACACCTCCATCATATCTGCTTGCGATTAGGGTTATCTCCACTGCACTCTCTGGCTATAATTTGCATGTTATCAATAATCAGTTATCTGATTGGTATCTCGACCTATCTGCTATTCGGTGAAATCGCATCAATTATCTTATTTTTTGTGATGATTGGTTTGTATTATAAATTTATCAAGAATATATGGCGCATTTCTTCACTCTTTAGGCGATTGATTAATTAA
- a CDS encoding MFS transporter has protein sequence MKQTDYNQITSDSEKQRGIKILFISIVAVGMGQTLFSALLPPIARNLGLNEMEVGLMFTLSAICWTVFSPIWGRISDNIGRKPVIMIGMLAFSFSTGSFGYLLQYGIENAVSVIALYILLVLSRAIYGVFGSGTPVAAQAYIADRTTRSERSKGVAAIGAAFGFGAILGPGFAAVLAVYSLFLPFYLLAIIGFLGMMSTLVFLTERRRPEVFENIPETRLRLNDQRIGGLMLIGAGTSFVQAILLQISAFFVLDVLHLNAQETTSLVGIGMMGMAIMTLISQLVVIPKLDPSVRTMLISGAVLLVIPFCMFLLPMSKILLVASMVISGFGFGLIRTGTAAGASLVVDPEEQGAVAGLIGATAAIGIIFVPVTAMALYSYVDPTAPYILGLIVSAFMLYLVTGSGFRHMNRVLSQDTPIL, from the coding sequence ATGAAACAAACAGACTATAACCAGATAACATCTGATAGCGAGAAACAGAGAGGCATCAAAATTCTATTCATCAGCATTGTTGCTGTTGGTATGGGACAAACGCTTTTTTCTGCTCTGTTACCTCCGATTGCTCGTAATCTCGGTCTGAATGAGATGGAAGTCGGGTTGATGTTTACGCTTTCGGCAATTTGCTGGACGGTATTTAGTCCAATATGGGGGCGCATCAGCGACAATATCGGACGTAAGCCTGTCATAATGATTGGGATGTTGGCGTTTTCTTTCTCGACGGGGAGCTTTGGCTATTTGCTTCAATATGGGATTGAGAACGCGGTTTCAGTTATCGCACTTTATATTCTGCTTGTATTGAGCCGCGCGATTTATGGCGTCTTTGGATCGGGAACACCTGTAGCAGCGCAAGCCTATATTGCTGATAGAACCACCCGATCTGAACGATCAAAAGGGGTTGCGGCTATTGGGGCAGCTTTTGGTTTTGGCGCGATATTAGGTCCTGGATTTGCCGCCGTGCTTGCAGTTTATAGCCTTTTTCTTCCGTTTTATTTGTTAGCCATCATTGGTTTCTTAGGGATGATGTCTACCCTTGTATTCCTGACTGAGCGACGTCGGCCGGAGGTTTTTGAGAATATTCCAGAAACGCGTTTAAGATTAAACGACCAAAGGATTGGCGGTTTAATGCTTATCGGTGCAGGCACCAGCTTTGTTCAGGCTATCCTCCTGCAGATTTCTGCTTTCTTTGTATTGGACGTTTTACATCTCAACGCTCAAGAAACCACCAGTTTGGTTGGTATCGGCATGATGGGGATGGCGATTATGACGTTAATCAGTCAGCTTGTCGTGATTCCAAAACTCGATCCTTCAGTAAGAACCATGCTGATATCCGGTGCAGTACTTCTTGTTATTCCATTTTGTATGTTCTTGTTACCAATGTCGAAAATCTTACTGGTCGCGAGCATGGTGATTTCTGGTTTTGGCTTTGGTCTTATCAGGACAGGGACAGCGGCGGGAGCATCACTGGTTGTAGATCCTGAAGAGCAGGGGGCTGTTGCAGGGTTAATAGGTGCAACTGCAGCTATTGGAATTATATTTGTACCGGTAACAGCCATGGCACTTTATAGTTATGTCGATCCAACTGCTCCTTATATTTTGGGCCTTATCGTGTCTGCTTTCATGCTCTATCTGGTCACTGGTTCAGGTTTTCGCCATATGAACCGTGTTTTGTCGCAAGATACGCCGATACTTTAA
- a CDS encoding GDP-mannose 4,6-dehydratase encodes MGRTAIITGISGQDGSYLAKLLLGKNYRVIGIRRPNAPTDLWRFSELGISQDVEMLDLNLQDKEKIISALQKVKPDEIYNLGDQSSVQASFYSPADAAQYSGFNALLLLEAVKETDRSIRFYQASSSEMFGASKISPQNEQTPFQPISPYGASKLTAHLGVSNFRNTYGLHASAGIMFNHESPMRSLEFVTRKITYTLANISCGAETVLSLGNIEARRDWGFAGDYVEAMWAMLQQDEPDDYVIATGNSYSVKSFTEKAADLLGFKLIWEGSAEKIHGYDKLSGRLLVNIDTALYRPIDPDETVGDFSKAFKKLNWEPRVGFDELIGLMVDADLKRVQI; translated from the coding sequence ATGGGTCGAACTGCAATCATTACAGGCATATCCGGACAGGACGGATCTTATCTCGCAAAATTATTACTCGGTAAAAATTACCGTGTCATCGGTATCCGCCGCCCGAATGCGCCAACTGATTTATGGCGGTTTTCTGAACTTGGTATTAGCCAAGATGTTGAGATGCTGGATTTAAATTTGCAGGATAAAGAGAAAATCATCTCTGCCTTGCAAAAAGTAAAACCTGATGAGATTTATAATCTTGGGGATCAATCTTCAGTACAGGCGAGTTTTTATTCTCCGGCAGATGCTGCACAATATTCAGGGTTTAATGCACTGCTTTTGCTTGAGGCCGTTAAAGAAACAGATCGGTCGATACGTTTTTATCAAGCCTCATCCTCGGAAATGTTTGGAGCATCCAAAATATCGCCACAAAATGAGCAGACCCCTTTTCAGCCTATCAGCCCTTATGGTGCCTCAAAATTAACAGCTCATTTAGGTGTCAGCAATTTTCGTAACACCTATGGTCTTCATGCTTCAGCGGGCATTATGTTTAACCATGAAAGCCCTATGAGGAGCTTAGAATTTGTTACCCGCAAAATAACTTATACGCTAGCTAATATTTCATGCGGGGCGGAGACAGTTCTTTCCTTAGGAAATATTGAGGCAAGGCGTGATTGGGGCTTTGCAGGGGATTATGTGGAGGCCATGTGGGCTATGTTGCAACAAGATGAGCCAGATGATTATGTGATTGCAACAGGGAATTCATACTCAGTAAAGTCATTTACAGAGAAGGCGGCAGACCTTTTGGGTTTCAAACTTATCTGGGAAGGATCGGCAGAAAAGATACATGGTTATGATAAATTATCTGGCAGATTACTTGTAAATATCGATACCGCCCTTTATAGACCAATAGACCCCGATGAAACGGTTGGTGATTTCAGTAAAGCCTTTAAAAAACTGAATTGGGAACCGCGTGTTGGCTTCGATGAACTCATAGGTCTCATGGTAGATGCTGATTTAAAACGGGTACAAATTTAA
- a CDS encoding alpha/beta fold hydrolase: MVSQVERKYPPKGEFVDVETAKFHFLTRKKASDIENKENAPIVLIHGSSGSSADMELAFFEAFPPDIDLYAFDRPGIGWSETKLHPLEMSDPMKQAEAIHMAVNKLKLKKPIIVGHSWGGAVAIAYAKQFGDEITGAVSLAGVAYPWEGPYGWYEVLLTTPVINHVFSRLFLNKIGQLYVPLSIKSIFEPEPAREDYREGAQAEILLRPSKIINNSYYSYNLRRHLETMSEDYEDIKTPFLIVAGNRDYIVNTKRQSERFHNAVADSEYMLLKGVGHMPHHTQTQILADKIGRMSKGEALTPGKTELLDIKYEKVQ, from the coding sequence ATGGTTTCCCAGGTTGAACGCAAATATCCCCCAAAAGGGGAATTTGTTGATGTTGAAACGGCAAAATTCCATTTTTTAACCCGCAAAAAAGCTTCTGATATTGAAAACAAGGAAAATGCGCCAATCGTTTTGATACATGGGTCAAGCGGGTCATCAGCTGATATGGAGCTGGCTTTTTTTGAGGCTTTTCCCCCTGATATTGACTTATACGCGTTTGACCGCCCTGGTATCGGATGGAGCGAGACCAAACTTCACCCTCTTGAAATGTCAGATCCGATGAAGCAAGCGGAAGCCATTCATATGGCGGTAAATAAATTAAAGCTTAAAAAGCCGATAATTGTGGGTCACAGTTGGGGAGGTGCGGTTGCGATTGCTTATGCAAAGCAGTTCGGAGATGAAATTACTGGCGCTGTATCACTTGCCGGGGTTGCTTATCCTTGGGAAGGACCTTACGGGTGGTATGAAGTTTTGCTTACAACACCTGTGATTAATCATGTTTTCAGCCGTCTTTTTTTGAATAAAATAGGACAGCTTTATGTCCCGCTTTCAATCAAGTCTATTTTTGAACCCGAACCAGCCCGAGAAGATTACCGTGAGGGTGCTCAGGCAGAGATACTTTTGCGTCCGTCAAAGATAATTAATAACTCATATTACTCTTATAATTTACGCCGCCATCTGGAAACTATGTCCGAAGATTATGAGGACATTAAAACACCTTTCCTAATTGTTGCTGGTAACAGAGATTATATTGTGAATACTAAAAGACAGTCTGAACGTTTTCATAATGCGGTAGCTGACTCAGAATATATGCTGTTAAAGGGGGTAGGGCATATGCCGCATCATACCCAAACACAAATACTGGCTGACAAAATCGGGCGTATGTCAAAAGGTGAGGCTTTAACCCCCGGTAAGACAGAGCTTTTAGACATAAAATATGAAAAAGTACAATAA
- a CDS encoding Re/Si-specific NAD(P)(+) transhydrogenase subunit alpha: MSTKLAVLKDGKTNETRAAASPETVKKLVSLGCSVTIEADAGKKAGFTNKEYEEAGAVVAKTAAFLKESDIVLSVNAPAPIRLKSFKKGATLIAMLNPYDNQKALDSYAKAGIETMSMELMPRITRAQSMDVLSSQSNLAGYKAVLDATAEFGRALPMMMTAAGTIAPAKVFVMGAGVAGLQAIATAKRLGAVVSATDVRAAAGEQVESLGASFVMVEADEGESGETEGGYAKEMSEDYQKRQAELVAQHIAKQDIVICTALIPGRPAPELVSKEMVTRMAPGSVIVDLAVERGGNCPLSKLGKTVIANGVKIIGYDNVPGRLPANATELYARNLYNFVEAFFDREAKKAVFDRNDEIIQGVQLTYKGAIVHSGFVQAKTSSKKPAAKKPTAKKPAAKKPAAKKPVAKKPAKRKAAASKTGSKG; the protein is encoded by the coding sequence ATGTCAACCAAATTGGCCGTTCTCAAGGATGGCAAAACCAATGAGACACGGGCGGCCGCGTCTCCCGAAACGGTAAAGAAACTTGTCTCACTGGGATGTAGCGTCACCATTGAGGCTGATGCTGGTAAAAAAGCCGGTTTCACCAATAAAGAGTACGAGGAAGCGGGAGCGGTGGTAGCTAAAACCGCAGCGTTCTTGAAAGAGTCTGACATTGTGCTTTCTGTCAATGCGCCTGCACCTATTAGGCTCAAAAGCTTTAAGAAGGGTGCAACTTTAATAGCCATGCTTAATCCGTATGATAATCAAAAAGCTTTGGATAGTTATGCCAAAGCAGGTATTGAAACCATGTCAATGGAACTCATGCCACGGATTACACGCGCACAATCTATGGATGTACTTTCTTCTCAATCCAATTTGGCTGGCTATAAGGCAGTACTCGATGCAACGGCTGAGTTTGGTCGTGCCTTACCGATGATGATGACTGCTGCTGGAACTATTGCTCCGGCGAAAGTTTTTGTTATGGGTGCTGGCGTTGCAGGATTGCAAGCGATTGCAACTGCGAAGCGCCTTGGTGCTGTTGTTAGTGCGACGGATGTTCGTGCCGCAGCGGGTGAGCAAGTTGAAAGTCTTGGCGCCAGTTTTGTTATGGTTGAGGCTGATGAAGGTGAGTCAGGCGAAACAGAAGGTGGTTACGCTAAGGAAATGAGTGAGGATTACCAGAAGCGTCAGGCTGAGCTCGTAGCCCAGCATATTGCTAAACAGGATATTGTTATCTGTACGGCGCTTATTCCTGGTAGGCCAGCTCCGGAACTCGTTTCCAAGGAAATGGTTACCAGAATGGCCCCAGGCTCTGTGATTGTTGATCTCGCGGTTGAACGCGGCGGGAACTGTCCTTTATCAAAGTTAGGTAAAACAGTTATTGCCAATGGTGTGAAGATTATCGGATATGACAATGTTCCCGGTCGCCTGCCTGCCAACGCAACCGAACTTTATGCGCGGAACCTTTATAACTTTGTTGAAGCGTTTTTCGATAGAGAAGCTAAAAAAGCAGTCTTTGATCGTAATGATGAAATCATTCAAGGGGTACAGTTGACCTATAAAGGGGCAATTGTTCATAGCGGGTTTGTTCAAGCAAAGACTTCATCTAAGAAGCCAGCGGCTAAAAAGCCAACAGCAAAGAAACCT
- the ykgO gene encoding type B 50S ribosomal protein L36: MKVKNSLKSLRDRHQKNQVVRRRGRLFVINKVNKRFKARQG; encoded by the coding sequence ATGAAAGTTAAAAATTCTCTGAAATCGCTTCGCGATAGACATCAGAAAAATCAGGTCGTTCGCCGCCGTGGTCGTTTATTTGTTATCAACAAAGTTAACAAACGTTTTAAAGCACGTCAGGGCTAG
- a CDS encoding aa3-type cytochrome c oxidase subunit IV produces the protein MENTHDTDDWGEEMDSSEHSNTYNLFLGLIKWGSIAVTAALLFLLFFVYF, from the coding sequence ATGGAAAATACTCATGACACAGATGACTGGGGCGAGGAGATGGATAGCTCTGAACACAGTAATACCTATAATCTGTTTCTTGGACTTATTAAGTGGGGAAGCATAGCAGTCACAGCCGCTCTGCTCTTCCTTCTATTTTTTGTATATTTCTAG